TGTCCGTTGCATCCGGATGTACATAAAATTGTTTTCGAGCTGGTAGATGAATTACTGGATGCTTTCGAGACGAATCTGTTTCATGCAGGAATGGATGAAGTATTCTACATAGGTGACGACAAATGTCCCCGTTGTTCCGGACGGGACAAAGCCGAACTATTTGCCGGGGAAGTGACCCGGATACACCAGCATTTACAGCAGCGGAACGGACGCTTATATATATGGGGCGACAGGTTGATCGACGGAAAAACCACAGGAATAGGCATGTGGGAAGGAAGCATGAACCAGACCCATCGTGCTATAGACATGATCCCAAAGGATGTTTTTATCTGCGACTGGCATTATGAAAGAGCCGATCTGACTCCCGTTTATTTTGCCATGAAAGGTTTTGATGTAGCTACCTGTCCCTGGAGAAAACCACAACTGGCCACCGTTCAGTTGAACGATATGTTGCGTTTCCGGCAGCAATCGGTAAAAGAAACAGCCCGGCATTTCCGGGGGATGATACAGACCGTGTGGTCCGGCGCAGATTCTTTCCTGAAATCATACTATGATAAAGAGACCTATAAAAAAGAAGAATCGGATGCCACCTGTTTGAAGCAACTGATTGCAGAATTTAAGAATTTGAATCAATAGAAATAAGAACATGAATAAACTCATCACTCTTGGTCTTTTACTGGCCTTTTTGATTCCCGCTACATCTGTCCGGGCGCAGGGAACATCTGTATACCAGCAAAAACCGGACGATAAAGAGGCTTACTATTTTCCTGTATCAGACGGGAAAAAAGACGTAAGTAAAGAATTACAGGATGCCATTAACCTGGTAAAAAAAGAATACGGTTTTGGCATTGTGTTTATTCCCGAAGGAACTTACCGGATATCCAAAACCATCTATGTCCCGAGAGCTATCCGGTTGATCGGTTATGGAAAGAAACGTCCTTTGATCGTGCTTTCGAAAAACTCACCCGGATTCCAGCAGGAAATACCCAATGACAAAGGAAAAGCCAGTTACATGTTCTGGTTCACCAATAATGTAGTGGAAGAAGGCGGACAGGTTCATGATGCAGGTGCCAGTACTTTTTACAGCGCCATGTCCAACATCAACCTGAAAATAGAAGACGGCAACCCCCATGCCGTGGCATTGCGGACACATTTCGCACAACATAGTTTTGTGTCACACATCGATATTCAGATAGGAAACGGGAAAGCCGGCCTGTTCGAAGTGGGGAACGAGATGCATAACGTCCGTTTTTTCGGCGGTGATTATGGGATTTATACGACCAAGTCCTCTCCCGGATGGCCCATGATGATGGTTGATACCTATTTCGAAAAACAGAAGAAAGCGGCCATTAAAACTCAGGAAGGAGGATTGGCAATTGTTCGTATGCAGGTAAGGAATGTTCCTTCTGTACTGGATATCGATCCGAACTATTCAGATAAACTGTTTTTGGAAAACTGCCTGTTCGATAATGTTACCGGACCTGCTATCATTATCAGTAACGAAAACAATGCTGGCAACCAGATCAGCCTGAGGAATGTGGATTGCCAAAAAGTGCCTGTACTCGTAAAATACAGACGCAGTGAAACCACCGTTCCGGGAAAAGGAAAAATATACCGTGTGAAAAATTACACACATGGTCTGCACGTCGATCACCTTGCTGCAGAACCGGAAATGCGCACCGATGTGGAGCTGGAAGAACTGGACAAACTACCCGCCCCTGCAAAAAACGATATCCCGGCATTGCCGGATGTGTCCACCTGGGTCAACATTCGTGACCTGGGCGCTAAAGGTGATAATGAAACCGACGATACCCGTGTATTTCAGGAAGCCATCAAAAAATACCCCAATATTTATATACCGCAGGGATGGTATATCATTTCGGAACCATTGGTATTGCAACCCAATACCAACCTGATCGGGCTTAATCCCATTTCCACCCAGCTGATACTGAAAGAAAGCACGCCCGCATTCAGTGGTTTCGGCGGACCTGTACCTCTGGTAGAAACACCCAAAGGTGGGACCAATATCATCAATAGTATCGGGATCAATACCGGAGGATATAATTACCGTGCTGTCGGCTGTAAATGGATGGCAGGAGCCGATTCCTACATGAACGACGTTAAATTCGTGGGTGGACACGGAGGGATGAACAAAGGTCCGCAACAGTCGGGGCGCGGGCAATCCGGACAGGCTCCCGGAAATATCACATCCGGAACCAACGCATGGGACTGCCAGTACTGGAGTCTCTGGATCACCGATGGCGGAGGCGGTACATTCAAAGATATCTGGACAGCCAGTACTTTTGCCACAAGCGGTATTTATGTCAACAGTACATCCACCGAAGGACGTATCTATGCCATGTCTGTGGAACATCACACGCGTAATGAAGCCCGGTTCAGCCATGTTTCCAACTGGAAAGTATATGCCCTTCAACTGGAGGAAGAAAGCCGGGAAAGCCGTTATTGCCAACCATTGGAACTCGATAATTGTTCCGATATGCTGTTCACCAACCTGTATATGTTTCAGGTAATACGCGTTAATACACCTTATCCGTACTCTATCCGGACATGGAACTGCCGCAATATCGAATTCCTGAACCTGCACAACTATGCGCAGACCAAATATACGGCTGTTTTACCCTTGTATGATATGAACACCGGTATAGAAGTACGTCCCTGGGAAATGACCCGTTTGTTCATTTCGGGTGATGAAGCAAAGACAACGCCTCTGAATATCAATGCTACGGGTCAGGTGCAAAAGCATGTGACCGGATTTGAATTTGCACAGGGAACTACCGCCGACAGTAAAGGAAATATCTATTTCTGCGAACAACGTATGCGTCGCTTATATAAATGGTCTGTGGAAACCAACACGGTAACCCCGTTGGCCGATTTTCCGTGGGAACCGCTATCATTGGGTTGCGACAGCAAGGATAATCTTCTGGTCATTTTCAGGTATGCACCGCAACCGGGACACTTGGTAGATGGAAAACAGGAGTCAGTACAACAATTGCCGGATACCGGAGGAACTTCATTCAGTGGCTGGGGTAACTCCGGATTCAGTGTATGGGCTTATTCCATCAACCCTGATAATCCGGAGGAAACCATTCAGCTATTACCCAAAGCGCCAATGGGAAGTATCAATAACATACACAAAGCCCTGTATCCTGCCAACAGATGGCGTGATTTCCATGACTTCAATACAGTGGTTACGTTCAGACCGGAAGAATGCTTCGTAGCCCCCGACGGACTCACCATTATACCCCGCCAGTACGATCTGGCACGTGCATGTGCCGTGCTGGAAGCCTTCCCGGGTAAACCCTTCTATTCTTCCGACGAATACGACAAAAGAATGGTAAAAATGGATGTCGCTTCCGACGGGACACTTTCCAATATGAGTTACTTCGTGGAAACAGGTGAATTCGGATCGGCAGTTGATAAACAGGGAAACCTGTATGTCACTGATGGACAAATTTACATTTTCAATAAAGATGGAAAAAGTACCGGACAAATCAAGGTTCCCGAAAGGCCGTTGACCATGTCGTTCGGAGGGAAGAACAAAGATATCCTGTTCATCAATTCACATCAGTCGTTGTATTCGGTAAAGCCTGGTAATTAATTGTTTTTTTATATTAATAAGTAAACGTTTTGATTTCGGTATATCATAACAACAGCAGA
This region of Bacteroidales bacterium genomic DNA includes:
- a CDS encoding SMP-30/gluconolactonase/LRE family protein, coding for MNKLITLGLLLAFLIPATSVRAQGTSVYQQKPDDKEAYYFPVSDGKKDVSKELQDAINLVKKEYGFGIVFIPEGTYRISKTIYVPRAIRLIGYGKKRPLIVLSKNSPGFQQEIPNDKGKASYMFWFTNNVVEEGGQVHDAGASTFYSAMSNINLKIEDGNPHAVALRTHFAQHSFVSHIDIQIGNGKAGLFEVGNEMHNVRFFGGDYGIYTTKSSPGWPMMMVDTYFEKQKKAAIKTQEGGLAIVRMQVRNVPSVLDIDPNYSDKLFLENCLFDNVTGPAIIISNENNAGNQISLRNVDCQKVPVLVKYRRSETTVPGKGKIYRVKNYTHGLHVDHLAAEPEMRTDVELEELDKLPAPAKNDIPALPDVSTWVNIRDLGAKGDNETDDTRVFQEAIKKYPNIYIPQGWYIISEPLVLQPNTNLIGLNPISTQLILKESTPAFSGFGGPVPLVETPKGGTNIINSIGINTGGYNYRAVGCKWMAGADSYMNDVKFVGGHGGMNKGPQQSGRGQSGQAPGNITSGTNAWDCQYWSLWITDGGGGTFKDIWTASTFATSGIYVNSTSTEGRIYAMSVEHHTRNEARFSHVSNWKVYALQLEEESRESRYCQPLELDNCSDMLFTNLYMFQVIRVNTPYPYSIRTWNCRNIEFLNLHNYAQTKYTAVLPLYDMNTGIEVRPWEMTRLFISGDEAKTTPLNINATGQVQKHVTGFEFAQGTTADSKGNIYFCEQRMRRLYKWSVETNTVTPLADFPWEPLSLGCDSKDNLLVIFRYAPQPGHLVDGKQESVQQLPDTGGTSFSGWGNSGFSVWAYSINPDNPEETIQLLPKAPMGSINNIHKALYPANRWRDFHDFNTVVTFRPEECFVAPDGLTIIPRQYDLARACAVLEAFPGKPFYSSDEYDKRMVKMDVASDGTLSNMSYFVETGEFGSAVDKQGNLYVTDGQIYIFNKDGKSTGQIKVPERPLTMSFGGKNKDILFINSHQSLYSVKPGN
- a CDS encoding family 20 glycosylhydrolase produces the protein MRYFLLAIILMTSCLTKAQEQSMLDEKLPVRGLAIAAPSPSGLELFLKFIETELAPAQFNLLILRVDFNYAYETHPELRDPVTLSKADVKRIVNICSKYNIQIAPQVNLLGHQSWAGQIGNLLKVYPEFDETPHVKMPEKYEWPNPDGLYCKSYCPLHPDVHKIVFELVDELLDAFETNLFHAGMDEVFYIGDDKCPRCSGRDKAELFAGEVTRIHQHLQQRNGRLYIWGDRLIDGKTTGIGMWEGSMNQTHRAIDMIPKDVFICDWHYERADLTPVYFAMKGFDVATCPWRKPQLATVQLNDMLRFRQQSVKETARHFRGMIQTVWSGADSFLKSYYDKETYKKEESDATCLKQLIAEFKNLNQ